The DNA region GGGGACCTGTACGGAACGAGGCAGGGAGGCGCGGCATGGGAGCACTTCGCGACGAGCACCACAACGGGTGGCTGATGCCCTCCGGGAACTACCCGGCCGCGGTGTACGACGACGAGTGGGTCGAGCAGGAGACGGTGCCGTCCTCCCCCGCCCCCACGAAGATCGTCTCCCTGCGGCCGACCGGATTCGAGGCCGCACGCACGGTCGGCGAGCACATCCGGGCCAGTATCCCGGTGGTCATGGACCTCACCGAGATGGACGAGGCGGAGGCCAAGCGCATGGTCGACTTCGCCTCCGGTCTGATCTTCGGCACCCGCGGTGGCATCGAGCGGATCGCCCGCCGGGTGTTCCTGCTGACCCCGGCGGACGTCGAGGTGATGGTGATCGACCGGCCGCTGGACGAGACCGGCTTCTACAACCAGAGCTGACCGCAGCAGCACCGGGACCGGGGACGGCGAGCGCCGTCCCCGGTTTTTTGCTGCCTCCGGCCCGACGCTCCGCGCCTCATCTGCATCACCGAAAGATATTATGAGACATCCATGTCTCATTCGGAGTACACTCGCTCCATGGCCACCGATCGTGACTCCGTTCTCGAAGCCGCCGTCGGCGTACTCTCCCGCCGCCCGACCGCCCACCTCGACGAGATCGCCCGCGGCGCGGGGATCAGCCGCGCCACCCTGCACCGGCTCTTCCCCGGCCGTGACGCGCTGATCCGCGAGGTCGGCCTGCTCGGGCTCCGCCGGTTCGGCGCCGCGCTCGACACCGCCGCCGTCGACGAGGGCGACGCCCAGGCCGCGCTGCGCCGCCTGGTCGACGCGGTCGTCCCCGACGCCGCGCTCTGCGCCTTCCTGGCCGGCGAGAACCAGCTCTACGACGACGCCGACATCAACGACCTCTGGGACGCCCAGATCGACCGGATGCACACGCTCTTCCTGCGCGGGCAGCAGCAGG from Kitasatospora sp. NBC_00458 includes:
- a CDS encoding TetR/AcrR family transcriptional regulator, whose amino-acid sequence is MATDRDSVLEAAVGVLSRRPTAHLDEIARGAGISRATLHRLFPGRDALIREVGLLGLRRFGAALDTAAVDEGDAQAALRRLVDAVVPDAALCAFLAGENQLYDDADINDLWDAQIDRMHTLFLRGQQQGVFRIELSAAWLSEAFFDLVAGIGWAIQDGRLAPRDAAFSLTELFLGGALRSPRPH
- a CDS encoding cell division protein SepF produces the protein MGALRDEHHNGWLMPSGNYPAAVYDDEWVEQETVPSSPAPTKIVSLRPTGFEAARTVGEHIRASIPVVMDLTEMDEAEAKRMVDFASGLIFGTRGGIERIARRVFLLTPADVEVMVIDRPLDETGFYNQS